One Hordeum vulgare subsp. vulgare chromosome 4H, MorexV3_pseudomolecules_assembly, whole genome shotgun sequence DNA window includes the following coding sequences:
- the LOC123449233 gene encoding cytochrome P450 90B2: MAAMMASITSELLFFLPFILLALLTFYTSSVAKCHGLHRWSGRTKKKRPNLPPGAAGWPFVGETFGYLRAHPATSIGQFMNQHIARYGKIYRSSLFGERTVVSADAGLNRYILQNEGRLFECSYPRSIGGILGKWSMLVLVGDPHREMRSISLNFLSSLRLRAVLLPEVERHTLLVLRDWLPSSSSAVFSAQHEAKKFTFNLMAKNIMSMDPGEEETERLRLEYITFMKGVVSAPLNFPGTAYWKALKSRATILGVIERKMEDRLEKMNKEASSMEEDDLLGWAMKQSNLSKEQILDLLLSLLFAGHETSSMALALAIFFLEGCPKAVEELREEHLEIARRQKLRGECKLSWEDYKEMVFTQCVINETLRLGNVVRFLHRKVIRDVHYNGYDIPSGWKILPVLAAVHLDSSLYEDPNSFNPWRWKGNASGVAQNSNFMPYGGGTRLCAGSELAKLEMAIFLHHLVLNFRWELAEPDQAFVYPFVDFPKGLPIRVHRIAQEKGGDE; the protein is encoded by the exons ATGGCCGCCATGATGGCCTCCATAACCAGCGAGCTCCTTTTCTTCCTCCCCTTCATCCTCCTGGCCCTGCTCACCTTCTACACCAGCAGCGTGGCCAAATGCCATGGCCTCCACCGGTGGAGCGGCCGGACGAAGAAGAAGCGGCCGAATCTGCCGCCCGGCGCCGCCGGCTGGCCTTTCGTCGGCGAGACCTTCGGGTACCTCCGCGCCCACCCGGCCACCTCCATCGGCCAGTTCATGAACCAGCACATCGCACG GTACGGGAAGATATACCGGTCGAGCCTGTTCGGGGAGCGGACGGTGGTGTCGGCGGACGCGGGGCTGAACCGGTACATCCTGCAGAACGAGGGGCGGCTGTTCGAGTGCAGCTACCCGCGGAGCATCGGCGGCATCCTGGGCAAATGGTCCATGCTGGTGCTCGTGGGCGACCCCCACCGCGAGATGCGCTCCATCTCCCTCAACTTCCTCAGCTCCCTCCGCCTCCGCGCCGTGCTCCTCCCGGAGGTGGAGCGCCAcaccctcctcgtcctccgcgactggctgccttcctcctcctccgccgtctTCTCCGCCCAGCACGAAGCCAAGAAG TTCACGTTTAACCTGATGGCGAAGAACATCATGAGCATGGACCCCGGCGAGGAGGAGACGGAGCGGCTGAGGCTCGAGTACATCACCTTCATGAAGGGGGTGGTGTCCGCGCCCCTCAACTTCCCCGGGACGGCCTACTGGAAGGCCCTCAAG TCTCGAGCCACCATACTTGGGGTAATAGAGAGGAAAATGGAGGATAGGCTCGAGAAAATGAACAAGGAGGCCTCGAGcatggaagaagatgatcttctcggGTGGGCGATGAAGCAATCCAATCTTTCAAAAGAACAAATATTGGACCTCTTGCTGAGCTTGCTCTTTGCGGGGCATGAGACATCGTCAATGGCACTGGCCCTCGCCATCTTCTTCCTCGAAGGTTGCCCTAAAGCCGTCGAAGAACTGCGG GAAGAGCATCTTGAGATTGCTAGGAGACAGAAGCTGAGAGGGGAGTGCAAACTGAGCTGGGAAGACTACAAAGAGATGGTTTTCACACAATGC GTTATAAACGAGACCCTGCGGCTAGGCAACGTGGTCAGGTTCCTGCACCGGAAGGTCATTCGAGATGTGCACTACAATG GGTATGACATTCCGAGCGGGTGGAAAATCCTGCCGGTGTTAGCGGCGGTGCACCTCGACTCCTCGCTGTACGAAGACCCCAACAGCTTCAACCCTTGGAGATGGAAG GGCAACGCGTCGGGCGTGGCGCAGAACAGCAACTTCATGCCCTACGGCGGCGGCACGAGGCTGTGCGCCGGGTCGGAGCTCGCCAAGCTGGAGATGGCCATCTTCCTGCACCACCTGGTGCTCAACTTCCGGTGGGAGCTCGCCGAGCCGGACCAGGCGTTCGTGTACCCGTTCGTCGACTTCCCCAAGGGCCTGCCCATCAGGGTCCATAGGATTGCACaggaaaaaggaggagatgagtGA